One window of the Leptospira koniambonensis genome contains the following:
- a CDS encoding HsdM family class I SAM-dependent methyltransferase — MIVPCEDKVDPPLENPDAKAKEKALGQFFTPSALVSPMLEWVSETKAALEGKKIKVLDPGTGEGIFFQEFQDHFPKLDSEFHGWEIDPILHEKCIQNLEKAGISKNRFHLVLGDFLQNEKKENYDIILCNPPYLRLSHSKHGKKLIRQFAEDINEEIPGTANLYVFFLLRILRLLGPEGRASILVPYEFLNAGYGVPIKKAIIQSGYLRRILILDSSWSLFTGAVTSSCILFLENSREKEEGFLWSRTSSFIKGESIELSEMVWRKIRPDAEAKWTRLLSDDSEPVQKIKNDDKNSPNNNYVTMSEENRHGWVPIKEFGSFRRGIATGDNGYFLLSEKDASNLSIPRNYLRSSIPKAQYALSPFFTGDDWNTLKSQGAKVWLLDAKEVPNTNEQEGINKYLEEGIKRGVPKRFLPSKRKPWHSQENRGPCRILATSFHREDVRFVFNQSPAVHLTCFHGFSAKPEYAHFEEYLFAYLITPHVRKELESRTREYAQGLRKVEPGDLNSLLVPDFRKLKEAEKEKIGKLLHNYRNMIRPWTPGRRQKGEKGIRNPEEEAVLKSIETEFLTGL; from the coding sequence ATGATCGTTCCATGCGAAGACAAAGTTGATCCTCCTCTAGAAAATCCGGATGCTAAAGCCAAAGAGAAAGCTTTAGGACAATTCTTCACGCCTTCTGCTTTAGTGAGTCCTATGTTGGAATGGGTTTCAGAAACTAAAGCTGCTTTAGAAGGAAAAAAAATCAAAGTTTTAGATCCAGGAACCGGAGAAGGAATTTTTTTCCAAGAATTCCAGGATCATTTTCCAAAATTAGATAGCGAATTTCACGGTTGGGAGATCGATCCAATACTACACGAAAAGTGTATACAAAACTTGGAGAAGGCTGGGATCTCCAAAAATCGTTTTCATTTGGTGTTAGGGGACTTCCTACAAAACGAAAAGAAAGAAAACTACGATATCATACTTTGCAATCCTCCTTATCTCCGACTCAGCCATTCCAAACATGGAAAAAAATTGATCCGTCAATTTGCGGAGGACATCAACGAGGAGATTCCAGGTACTGCGAACTTGTATGTCTTCTTCTTACTTCGTATACTAAGGCTTTTAGGGCCTGAAGGAAGAGCTTCTATACTTGTTCCTTACGAATTCTTGAACGCTGGATATGGAGTTCCGATAAAAAAAGCGATCATTCAATCAGGATATCTTCGTCGTATACTTATCTTAGATTCTTCCTGGTCCTTATTCACTGGAGCTGTGACTTCTTCTTGTATACTATTCTTGGAAAATTCAAGAGAGAAGGAAGAAGGTTTTCTTTGGTCAAGGACCTCATCATTCATTAAAGGAGAAAGTATCGAGCTTTCTGAGATGGTCTGGAGAAAAATCCGTCCCGATGCTGAGGCAAAGTGGACTAGATTATTAAGCGATGACTCGGAGCCGGTACAAAAAATAAAAAATGATGATAAAAATTCACCTAACAATAATTATGTGACTATGTCCGAAGAGAATCGTCACGGTTGGGTCCCTATAAAGGAATTCGGAAGTTTTAGGAGAGGAATCGCGACAGGGGACAACGGATATTTTCTTTTATCCGAAAAAGACGCTTCGAACTTATCTATTCCTCGAAACTATCTTAGATCTTCTATTCCGAAAGCTCAGTATGCACTTTCTCCATTTTTTACCGGAGATGATTGGAATACTCTGAAGTCTCAAGGAGCCAAGGTATGGCTTTTAGATGCAAAAGAAGTTCCGAACACTAATGAACAAGAAGGTATCAACAAATATCTGGAAGAAGGTATAAAGCGAGGTGTGCCTAAACGTTTTCTTCCTTCTAAGAGAAAACCTTGGCATTCCCAGGAGAACAGAGGACCTTGCAGGATCTTAGCTACCTCTTTTCATCGGGAAGACGTTCGGTTCGTATTCAATCAAAGTCCTGCGGTTCATCTCACCTGCTTTCACGGATTTTCCGCGAAACCTGAATATGCTCATTTCGAAGAATATTTATTTGCTTATTTGATCACTCCTCATGTCCGCAAAGAATTGGAATCAAGAACTAGAGAATATGCTCAAGGATTACGAAAAGTAGAACCTGGAGATCTGAATTCTCTTCTTGTGCCTGATTTTAGAAAATTAAAAGAAGCGGAGAAGGAGAAAATCGGAAAATTACTCCATAATTATAGGAATATGATCCGACCTTGGACTCCAGGTCGCAGACAAAAAGGGGAAAAGGGGATCAGAAACCCGGAAGAAGAAGCGGTGCTCAAAAGTATCGAGACTGAATTCTTAACCGGGTTATAA
- a CDS encoding MarR family winged helix-turn-helix transcriptional regulator, with protein sequence MNPRTIIYLISRIRDEFHRRLNSELKDKGLGQLTTTHADILFALAMSKRVPMQDIARMIDRDKSTLTALVDKLQDLGYVERVRDTQDQRVVNLQLTRKAYSIRPVMLGISRSLLAGLYKGFTEPEKKDLVRLLDKLYKNLK encoded by the coding sequence ATGAATCCTCGTACGATCATTTATCTGATTTCTAGGATCAGGGACGAATTTCATAGACGTTTGAATTCTGAACTGAAAGACAAGGGCCTAGGCCAGCTAACCACTACCCATGCGGATATTTTATTTGCTCTTGCAATGTCCAAAAGAGTTCCGATGCAAGATATTGCTCGGATGATAGACAGAGATAAGTCTACTCTGACTGCACTTGTGGATAAACTGCAAGACCTAGGTTATGTGGAAAGAGTAAGAGACACCCAAGACCAAAGGGTGGTAAATCTGCAACTTACCCGCAAAGCTTATTCTATCCGACCTGTGATGCTTGGAATTTCCAGATCATTACTTGCAGGTCTTTATAAAGGATTTACTGAGCCGGAAAAAAAAGATTTAGTCCGGCTTTTAGATAAACTTTATAAAAATCTAAAGTAG
- a CDS encoding MaoC family dehydratase, protein MAKLVLSSFAELQAYEGKELGVSDAHEITQAQIDTFANATLDHQWIHTDPARAAKESPFGTTIAHGYLTLSMAPYLLSQILELRNIKMGINYGMEKLRFLDPVKVGSKLKLRAELIELKDLRGTARMTLKLSFEVEGAAKPAAIGEVIYLYQFA, encoded by the coding sequence ATGGCTAAACTCGTACTCTCCAGCTTCGCAGAACTACAGGCTTACGAAGGAAAAGAACTAGGCGTATCCGACGCTCACGAAATCACCCAGGCACAAATCGATACATTCGCAAACGCAACCCTGGACCACCAATGGATCCACACTGATCCAGCGAGAGCAGCTAAAGAATCTCCTTTCGGAACCACAATCGCTCACGGTTATCTTACACTTTCCATGGCTCCTTACCTTTTAAGCCAAATCTTAGAATTGAGAAACATAAAGATGGGGATCAACTACGGAATGGAAAAACTCCGTTTCTTAGATCCCGTTAAGGTGGGCTCCAAGCTCAAACTTAGAGCAGAATTGATCGAATTGAAGGACCTAAGAGGTACTGCAAGAATGACCTTAAAACTTAGCTTCGAAGTAGAAGGTGCTGCAAAACCTGCTGCTATCGGCGAAGTAATCTATCTCTACCAATTCGCCTAA
- a CDS encoding NADH-quinone oxidoreductase subunit A translates to MGSSPDHLGPLLIQFLLGVGFSALILGLAFLLNPKKKSKPHDTFECGVPYYGDAKGLFNIKFYLVAVLFILFDIEAIFLFPYAVNLKSFKEAGLGNFLLIEMFVFIFTLVVGLYYIRKKGALEWD, encoded by the coding sequence ATGGGAAGTTCGCCGGACCATTTAGGCCCCCTGCTGATTCAATTCCTCTTGGGAGTAGGATTCTCCGCTCTCATACTCGGACTCGCTTTTCTCTTAAACCCCAAAAAAAAATCAAAACCTCATGACACTTTCGAGTGTGGGGTACCTTATTACGGGGATGCAAAGGGATTATTTAATATCAAGTTTTACTTGGTCGCAGTTCTGTTTATACTTTTCGATATAGAAGCGATCTTCCTTTTCCCTTACGCAGTGAATTTAAAATCATTCAAAGAGGCGGGACTTGGGAATTTTCTTCTGATTGAGATGTTTGTTTTTATTTTCACCCTCGTGGTTGGACTGTATTATATTCGGAAGAAGGGGGCCTTAGAATGGGATTAA
- a CDS encoding NADH-quinone oxidoreductase subunit B has product MGLNEQLAQPGSSYGDSFQIATVDSVINWGRSYSLWPYPFATACCGIEYMSTACADYDISRFGAERPSFSPRQADMILVLGTITYKMAPVLREIYDQLAEPKFVISYGACASSGGMFHAYSVLQGIDRILPVDLYVPGCPPRPEALLDAVIKLQEKVKTQGLEARRQEVMDKIREMNERNKPLVVQ; this is encoded by the coding sequence ATGGGATTAAACGAACAACTCGCTCAACCCGGATCGTCTTACGGAGATTCTTTTCAGATCGCTACGGTAGATTCCGTAATCAATTGGGGAAGAAGTTACTCCTTATGGCCTTATCCTTTTGCGACTGCATGTTGCGGGATAGAATACATGAGTACTGCCTGTGCTGATTATGATATCTCAAGGTTTGGAGCGGAAAGACCTTCTTTCTCTCCTAGGCAAGCGGACATGATCTTAGTTCTTGGGACCATCACTTACAAAATGGCTCCAGTGCTTCGCGAAATTTACGATCAATTGGCCGAACCAAAGTTTGTGATCAGTTATGGAGCCTGCGCTTCTTCTGGTGGAATGTTCCACGCGTACTCAGTTTTACAGGGAATCGACAGGATACTTCCTGTGGATCTGTATGTTCCAGGTTGTCCTCCTAGACCAGAAGCACTTTTAGATGCAGTAATCAAACTTCAGGAAAAAGTAAAAACCCAAGGGTTAGAAGCCAGAAGACAGGAAGTAATGGATAAGATCCGGGAAATGAATGAAAGAAACAAACCCCTGGTCGTCCAATGA
- a CDS encoding NADH-quinone oxidoreductase subunit C: MKETIQSFLKDKFPHFISKEEEILTNLPTFFLKPEGILPVLSALKTAPGIELNYLNDLTAIDWLGKKTPRFEVCYLLRSGNKSSTRVQFRVALEEDEQVPSIISIFKGANWPEREVYDLFGIRFAGHPRMDRLIMPDNFQGHPLRKDYPLEGFGQDYLVEDLLTIHLKEDMEA; encoded by the coding sequence ATGAAAGAAACAATCCAGAGTTTCCTAAAAGACAAATTCCCTCATTTTATCTCCAAGGAAGAAGAAATACTCACAAATCTTCCTACATTCTTCTTAAAGCCGGAAGGAATTCTTCCAGTTCTTTCTGCTTTAAAAACAGCGCCTGGGATCGAGCTGAATTATTTAAATGATCTGACCGCGATCGATTGGTTGGGTAAAAAAACTCCAAGATTCGAAGTCTGTTACCTTCTCCGCTCCGGAAACAAATCCTCCACAAGAGTACAATTCCGCGTAGCATTGGAAGAAGATGAACAAGTTCCAAGTATCATAAGTATCTTCAAAGGTGCGAACTGGCCAGAGAGAGAAGTTTACGATCTATTCGGAATTCGTTTTGCAGGACATCCTAGAATGGATCGTCTTATCATGCCTGATAATTTCCAAGGTCATCCATTAAGAAAAGATTATCCTTTAGAAGGTTTTGGTCAGGATTATCTGGTAGAAGACCTTCTAACCATCCACTTAAAAGAAGATATGGAGGCTTAA
- the nuoD gene encoding NADH dehydrogenase (quinone) subunit D encodes MYEKTAEHFSLKQKKLPEGHLLVNLGPSHPSTHGILQNVIQLDGERVVDAESVIGYVHRSFEKLGERYTYNQFLVCTDRMNYVSTPLNNIGWILAVEKMLEIEVPDKVTYVRMIVSELSRVMDHIICNGILGVDLGAFSGMLHLFHHRENIYQVLEKLTGARLTTTFCRVGGLEKDIYPEFEKDVKTIIKGLRPAIEEFQSLLVNNRIFMDRTEGVGGISAEDAISYGYSGPNLRAAGVPWDIRKDDPYMFYDKVDFDIPVGEDGSVLHRTLVRMEEMRQSLRIVEQLINGLPSGAHHADMPHIYLPDKSKVYKNMEELIYHFKLIMHGIKVPKGEYYMATEAANGELGFYIVSEGEKSPWRVHVRRPCFWFYQSFPELVKGSLLADTVATMSSMNVIAGELDC; translated from the coding sequence ATGTACGAAAAAACCGCGGAACATTTCAGCCTCAAACAGAAAAAACTCCCAGAAGGACATCTTCTTGTGAACCTGGGACCTTCTCATCCTTCTACTCATGGGATTTTACAGAATGTGATCCAACTAGATGGAGAAAGAGTGGTGGATGCAGAATCTGTGATCGGTTATGTGCATCGCAGTTTTGAAAAATTAGGAGAACGTTATACTTATAATCAGTTCTTAGTTTGCACAGACAGAATGAATTACGTATCCACTCCTCTGAATAATATCGGATGGATCCTTGCTGTCGAAAAAATGTTAGAGATAGAAGTTCCGGATAAGGTGACTTACGTTCGTATGATCGTCTCCGAACTTTCTCGTGTGATGGATCATATTATCTGCAATGGTATTTTAGGTGTGGATCTTGGTGCATTCTCCGGGATGTTGCATTTATTTCATCATAGAGAAAATATCTATCAGGTTTTGGAAAAACTCACAGGTGCAAGACTTACCACCACATTCTGCAGAGTTGGTGGACTCGAAAAAGATATTTATCCTGAATTCGAAAAGGATGTTAAGACTATCATCAAAGGTCTTCGTCCTGCGATCGAAGAGTTCCAGTCATTACTCGTAAATAATAGGATCTTTATGGATAGAACGGAAGGTGTGGGAGGTATCTCTGCAGAAGATGCGATCTCTTACGGTTATTCCGGTCCTAACTTGAGAGCAGCAGGTGTTCCTTGGGATATTCGTAAGGATGATCCTTATATGTTCTATGATAAGGTGGACTTTGATATTCCTGTGGGAGAGGACGGATCTGTTCTTCATAGGACTCTTGTTCGTATGGAAGAGATGAGACAATCTCTTCGTATTGTAGAGCAGCTTATCAATGGTCTTCCTTCTGGCGCCCATCATGCAGATATGCCTCATATTTATCTTCCTGATAAGAGCAAGGTTTATAAGAATATGGAAGAGTTGATCTACCATTTCAAATTGATCATGCATGGGATCAAAGTTCCTAAGGGAGAATATTATATGGCAACCGAGGCCGCTAACGGCGAGCTCGGATTTTATATTGTTTCCGAAGGGGAGAAATCTCCCTGGAGAGTGCATGTTCGTAGGCCATGTTTCTGGTTTTATCAATCTTTCCCTGAATTAGTAAAAGGTTCACTTCTTGCGGATACGGTCGCTACTATGAGTTCTATGAATGTGATCGCAGGGGAGTTGGATTGTTAA
- the nuoE gene encoding complex I 24 kDa subunit family protein, whose amino-acid sequence MSYQFSSQSAARLDKLLEMFPDKRSVILPGLYLLQKEQGFVDREGMEALADKIGSPISLAQVYGVATFYTLYNKKPVGKFHIQICGTSSCYMRGNDKLEKHICSRLGIELGETTPDKKFTLEEVECLGACGYAPMVQINDAYYENLTFEKMDEILKDLT is encoded by the coding sequence ATGAGTTATCAATTTTCTTCGCAATCAGCTGCAAGACTAGACAAACTACTGGAGATGTTCCCTGATAAAAGAAGTGTGATCCTTCCTGGGTTGTACCTCCTACAAAAAGAACAAGGGTTTGTAGATAGAGAAGGAATGGAAGCTCTTGCAGATAAGATAGGTTCTCCAATTTCTCTCGCTCAAGTATACGGGGTCGCTACCTTTTATACCTTGTATAATAAAAAGCCTGTGGGCAAGTTTCATATCCAGATTTGTGGAACTTCTTCTTGTTATATGAGAGGGAATGATAAACTCGAAAAACATATTTGCTCTCGTTTGGGAATTGAACTGGGAGAAACAACTCCTGATAAAAAATTCACATTGGAAGAAGTGGAATGTCTGGGTGCATGTGGTTACGCTCCAATGGTCCAGATTAATGATGCATATTATGAAAATCTAACGTTCGAAAAAATGGATGAGATCCTGAAGGATTTGACCTAA
- the nuoF gene encoding NADH-quinone oxidoreductase subunit NuoF, which produces MAEMKILTKFIDDPRSNELEFYESVHGYDGMKKALSIAPEEIIEIVKKSGLRGRGGAGFPTGLKWSFIPKDIPKPKYLICNADEGEPGTFKDRKLIENLPHQIIEGMVIGAKAIGANKGFFYIRGEFNKGIDSMQKAIDEAYAKGYLGKNILGSGFDFDLVLYAGAGAYICGEETALINSLEGRRGHPRLKPPFPAVSGLYRCPTVVNNVETFSTVPHILDKGADWYSKIGTEKSPGTRLFSVSGHVKRPGVYEIELGTPLLELVNDLCGGMLDDVPLKAVIPGGSSVPILTAEECKTANMDFESMAAHKTMLGSGAVIVIGEGTDLVETTYRFARFYAHESCGQCTPCREGTHWVRDLLHKIKEGEGTSADLDLILSLARNMEGGTTICPLSDACVGAVRPTILKFKHEFEARLKDKAGKEEEPIPAQTGA; this is translated from the coding sequence ATGGCAGAAATGAAAATCCTCACTAAATTTATAGACGATCCCCGTTCTAACGAATTGGAATTTTACGAATCAGTTCACGGTTACGACGGAATGAAAAAAGCTCTGTCTATTGCGCCGGAAGAAATTATAGAGATCGTTAAAAAATCAGGTTTGAGAGGAAGAGGGGGAGCTGGTTTCCCTACAGGACTCAAATGGTCCTTTATTCCTAAGGATATTCCAAAACCTAAATATCTCATCTGTAATGCGGACGAGGGAGAACCTGGAACATTCAAAGATCGTAAACTGATTGAGAACCTTCCCCACCAAATCATTGAGGGAATGGTGATCGGTGCAAAAGCGATCGGTGCAAACAAAGGATTTTTTTATATCCGTGGAGAGTTCAATAAAGGTATCGACTCCATGCAAAAGGCAATCGATGAAGCCTATGCAAAAGGATATCTGGGAAAAAATATCCTAGGCAGCGGGTTCGATTTTGATCTGGTATTATATGCCGGAGCAGGAGCTTATATCTGCGGAGAAGAGACTGCACTCATCAATTCTTTGGAAGGTCGTAGGGGCCATCCAAGATTAAAACCTCCATTTCCTGCTGTTTCAGGTCTGTATCGTTGTCCTACAGTAGTGAATAACGTGGAAACTTTCTCCACTGTTCCTCATATTTTGGATAAGGGTGCTGATTGGTATTCTAAGATAGGCACCGAAAAATCTCCAGGTACTCGTTTATTCTCCGTTTCTGGTCATGTAAAAAGACCGGGGGTATACGAGATTGAACTTGGAACTCCTTTATTAGAATTAGTGAATGATCTTTGTGGTGGAATGTTGGACGATGTTCCGTTAAAAGCGGTGATCCCTGGTGGTTCCTCAGTCCCGATCTTAACAGCAGAAGAATGTAAAACTGCAAATATGGATTTCGAATCCATGGCGGCTCATAAAACAATGCTTGGTTCCGGCGCGGTAATCGTGATCGGAGAAGGCACTGACTTGGTAGAGACCACTTACAGATTTGCAAGATTTTATGCTCATGAATCCTGCGGACAATGTACTCCTTGCAGAGAGGGTACACATTGGGTGAGAGACCTGCTGCATAAGATCAAAGAAGGAGAAGGAACCAGTGCAGACTTGGATCTTATTCTTTCCTTAGCTAGAAATATGGAAGGTGGAACAACTATATGTCCTCTTTCTGATGCATGTGTGGGAGCAGTCCGACCTACTATCTTAAAATTCAAACATGAATTCGAAGCCAGATTAAAAGACAAAGCAGGCAAAGAAGAAGAGCCTATTCCTGCTCAGACTGGAGCCTGA
- the nuoH gene encoding NADH-quinone oxidoreductase subunit NuoH has protein sequence MDWNLVLLWLLKSALFFIVFITACAYYTLAERKVAGFIQDRKGPNRAGPLGLLQPLADGIKFLTKEEIFPKNVNKVMYLIAPAISMTCAIMAWAVVPLGGTVVLPEFLAREIGFTSLDLQIANPDTGILFLFAISSLSVYGIILAGWSSNNKYSLIGGIRATAQMISYELPLGLSVAAIVILTGSLKLTDINDAQVGLWNIFKLPGFIAFSVFVVAMFAETNRLPFDLAEAESELVVGFHTEYGAFKFALFFIAEYMNMITMSCVVTILFFGGYHLPFGILNGSVWQAWAGLGFFTLKVLFFAFLFMWVRWTLPRFRYDQLMTIGWKKMIPWAVANILIASAYVGLDGFWKW, from the coding sequence ATGGATTGGAATTTAGTTCTACTCTGGTTACTGAAAAGTGCACTTTTTTTTATAGTGTTCATCACTGCTTGTGCGTATTATACATTAGCAGAACGTAAAGTAGCCGGATTTATCCAGGACAGAAAAGGCCCAAACCGCGCGGGCCCTCTTGGTTTATTACAACCTTTGGCAGATGGGATCAAGTTCTTAACGAAGGAAGAGATCTTCCCTAAAAATGTAAACAAGGTCATGTATTTGATCGCACCTGCGATCTCTATGACTTGTGCGATCATGGCCTGGGCAGTGGTTCCTTTGGGTGGGACTGTTGTTTTACCTGAATTTTTGGCGAGAGAAATTGGATTTACTTCTTTAGATCTTCAAATTGCAAATCCTGATACAGGGATCTTGTTCTTATTTGCGATCTCTAGTCTTTCCGTTTATGGGATCATTCTTGCGGGTTGGTCCAGTAATAATAAATATTCTTTGATTGGTGGGATCCGTGCTACGGCGCAGATGATCAGTTACGAATTACCACTTGGTCTTTCTGTGGCTGCCATAGTGATCTTGACTGGATCTTTAAAACTTACTGATATCAATGATGCTCAGGTTGGTCTTTGGAATATTTTCAAACTTCCTGGATTTATTGCATTTTCTGTTTTCGTAGTGGCTATGTTTGCAGAAACAAACAGACTTCCTTTCGATTTGGCAGAAGCGGAATCCGAATTAGTAGTTGGATTTCATACAGAATATGGTGCATTCAAATTCGCATTATTCTTCATCGCAGAATATATGAATATGATCACCATGAGTTGTGTGGTTACCATTCTCTTCTTTGGTGGATACCATCTTCCTTTTGGAATATTGAACGGTTCTGTTTGGCAGGCATGGGCGGGACTAGGCTTCTTTACTCTTAAGGTTTTATTTTTCGCATTCTTATTCATGTGGGTGAGATGGACCCTGCCTAGATTCAGATACGATCAGTTGATGACTATCGGTTGGAAAAAAATGATCCCTTGGGCAGTTGCGAATATTCTGATCGCTAGTGCTTACGTTGGTTTGGACGGTTTCTGGAAATGGTAG
- a CDS encoding NADH-quinone oxidoreductase subunit J family protein, with translation MVGIFDNPGLLLFFIFSGVLVAGALGVVFHPNPISSAVLLVLSFFALAGIYAVIGSVFVATMQVLVYAGAIMVLVVFVLMLLSLHDEGIANLWNHPIKKVLVLSVVVLLAVVLIHSVREGIPNTEASPKGYSDSGSYEYTLSKPEDGKAGVIAEGNTAVVGSSMFLDYLLPFEIVSILLLAAVLGAVILGKKNLGKKTEEGEP, from the coding sequence ATGGTAGGAATATTCGATAATCCTGGGCTTCTGCTCTTTTTTATATTTAGTGGAGTGTTGGTTGCCGGAGCCTTAGGAGTTGTATTTCATCCTAATCCAATTAGTTCTGCAGTTTTACTTGTACTTTCCTTTTTTGCGTTAGCCGGAATTTATGCGGTCATAGGTTCTGTTTTCGTGGCTACCATGCAGGTTTTGGTTTATGCGGGTGCCATCATGGTGCTTGTAGTTTTCGTTCTGATGCTTCTATCCTTACACGACGAAGGGATTGCAAACCTTTGGAATCATCCGATTAAAAAAGTTTTGGTTCTTTCGGTTGTTGTGTTACTTGCTGTGGTACTTATCCATTCAGTCAGAGAAGGAATTCCGAATACGGAAGCTTCTCCTAAAGGTTATTCTGATTCTGGGTCCTACGAATATACATTGTCCAAACCAGAAGATGGAAAGGCGGGCGTGATCGCAGAAGGAAATACTGCTGTGGTAGGGAGTTCCATGTTTTTGGATTACCTTCTTCCTTTCGAAATAGTTTCCATATTACTTTTAGCCGCTGTGCTTGGCGCAGTTATATTAGGAAAAAAGAATTTAGGTAAAAAAACAGAAGAAGGGGAGCCATGA
- the nuoK gene encoding NADH-quinone oxidoreductase subunit NuoK produces MNPGILKPTLAGIPVEYLLILACIIFSIGVAGVLFRRSAVVIFMSIELMLNSVNLVFVVFSKSLHQVQGEVVVFFVMAIAAVEAAIGLALVVAIHRKKKTSFVDEMNLMKW; encoded by the coding sequence ATGAATCCAGGAATTCTGAAACCAACTCTCGCGGGAATTCCCGTGGAATATCTGCTAATCCTTGCCTGTATTATTTTTTCCATCGGTGTAGCCGGGGTTTTATTCAGAAGAAGTGCAGTAGTTATCTTTATGAGTATAGAACTCATGTTGAACTCGGTAAATTTGGTATTTGTCGTTTTTTCAAAATCACTTCATCAGGTTCAGGGAGAAGTGGTTGTATTTTTTGTGATGGCGATCGCAGCAGTGGAAGCCGCGATCGGTTTGGCTCTTGTGGTTGCAATTCACAGAAAGAAAAAGACAAGTTTCGTAGACGAAATGAATTTAATGAAATGGTAA